One genomic window of Cercospora beticola chromosome 5, complete sequence includes the following:
- a CDS encoding uncharacterized protein (antiSMASH:Cluster_15), protein MSGHFGDTPAQGIDGRPFDPPQGIDGDEPYVYTSIRYDRRLPQSAKNTAASCGTACSFYMLEHHWTRLQIAKWSTFFFADDRPRPNSGGPTVLLNTLSRAVKQWHEQHPNEQPEALRIKLRIYVGGRMTTEIFHPLRPISMESLFPKSFPVKPSFPIEWTIVLDKEPTEPSEGTMYKTNDRSSYGRARAAAQILTYQIPREVLLYTPEKNVLDGSICTPYFFRNGQWVTPEASAGGLQGTTRRWALEQKLCVEGDVSIDSFQDGETVWLSNAVRGYFPAMFKK, encoded by the coding sequence ATGAGCGGCCACTTCGGCGATACTCCTGCGCAAGGCATCGATGGTCGACCTTTCGACCCGCCTCAAGGCATAGATGGCGACGAGCCGTATGTCTACACAAGCATTCGCTACGACAGAAGGTTGCCACAGTCGGCAAAGAATACAGCAGCATCCTGCGGTACGGCATGCTCCTTCTACATGCTGGAACATCACTGGACAAGGCTACAAATCGCCAAGTGGAGTACCTTCTTTTTCGCCGACGATAGGCCTCGACCCAATTCAGGCGGTCCTACCGTACTGCTCAACACTCTCTCACGCGCCGTGAAGCAGTGGCATGAGCAACACCCTAATGAACAGCCGGAGGCGCTGAGGATAAAATTACGGATCTATGTTGGAGGCAGGATGACGACTGAAATCTTTCATCCGCTCAGACCGATCTCCATGGAATCCCTGTTTCCCAAGTCTTTCCCAGTCAAACCCAGCTTCCCCATCGAGTGGACAATTGTGCTTGACAAGGAGCCCACGGAGCCGTCCGAGGGCACAATGTACAAGACAAACGATCGATCTTCCTACGGCCgtgctcgagctgcagcacAGATCCTGACCTATCAAATCCCAAGAGAGGTGTTACTCTATACGCCTGAGAAGAATGTGCTCGATGGGTCGATTTGTACGCCATACTTCTTTCGCAACGGTCAGTGGGTCACACCAGAAGCATCAGCTGGTGGCCTGCAAGGCACGACGCGACGGTGGGCTCTGGAGCAGAAACTCTGCGTCGAGGGGGACGTATCGATCGATAGCTTCCAGGATGGAGAGACTGTGTGGCTCAGCAATGCCGTGCGAGGGTACTTTCCTGCAATGTTTAAGAAGTGA